One candidate division WOR-3 bacterium DNA window includes the following coding sequences:
- a CDS encoding C25 family cysteine peptidase: protein MKRTLILIFTILCSFSNGKDWIKLEGTGQECLINVIHSDDFQTSLEIAVPGFYKIDTVINNTEYNIVDIPNTGVYLREGLPMVPAIYKIIAIPSSKDVKVTLVVIKDTLLSDYCLMPAQRPLPEFVPDSFIINDSLYNRDIYYPETLASYYGPALWRDYRVIQLQVYPIQFNPLIRKIRIITKFKVIIEYVGLNTGNNPILPPRPTKTFTKLYKKYILNYDEYIGERTEWEGSYLIIVHDIFYEACLPLFSWKSRLGHKVVIKPLSEIGFTTQAIYNYIKHAYENWSIPLEYVLFIGDDNYLPAYRYNDPNYPYNPIPTDHNYSLIAGDDYLSDIFIGRLPAGSSSEATNMRSKIMLYEGGNLTGDWYKRETGICITQSGRIFDYTIGVVRQMLLSHGFLQADSLNHPSPIAIADSINRNRNFVVYRGHGDTTEWSSVEFTTAHVLNNLTNTNSYPVVIAPTCLANNFTYTGHFCMGEAFMCQPKGGVGYFGATNISYSFYNDTLTIAIFHAMLEDCITNLQPACNDGKMHVINYYGANDPQARETAYLMNLLGDPSLEMWTDIPKILSLDWPGNAEWGETYRVYVHDPQYNPIKDALVCIWNKQGWPNGIHLTGYSGADGYAYLGPIPSGFYEGPANLTASKHNYRPKLLDINIVALKGPYYLVASSPDMISIKLNWQDFSGREAGFIIARKVDDGQWNYNWKDIPQPNLTQYIDTDVQFCHKYTYMVRCYDAGYQHLSPWSNETHAVCGALAQSNYSKMSAYNNGAKVAKYGNNLYVAYTGGDWGCGTRHVYCLRSTDGGNSFVRDELHKMYEEDNRKSQPAIAISNNGIPYVVWGSVYWSSSGKGTAGWFRSYYCAYYTNNNWQIGEIYSQKFSEDPNWTPPEDYIGHPSLSLTSDSGYVAFKFPMGGNLHIVGFLLSDPYSSADSTVPNTSSINPFPSIGYDKGNPSNPGDDRIVVLVHESQSYTLKLYYRTIGSTDWHPVPLPDVYGSFGSPSLWAGQNELRITFEGGNYNTQQEGLFFLWIPWQNNTNTYDVNQPIELVSSNFDYYDGIEGYSYLAGKDVVLWKAGDDIHYARRLGTGEWQDLGNLSQSADVSSYPQGVVFGSSALGQKLFALWTEKVGNNHYLVRKVVNLPPAYQYPVLAVAQSDIPEATGFNNSRRLIRDASGVLHLAFTSGNNIYHTFLQDTSWAEPVPIGEGKYPALAMDNNGKIHCVWSYNQGMPYFLEELRYSCFDGSQWSSPIPLMHTYNSFFWGIGAPSLAIKDSFAYITFKSYFGPTYHPEPGGPAPQVIVLESRNLIYSKFNINNPLAFTPQSIDAISITPTPYDPYVYQDSLLPLLISPSITVDLAGIPHILWEGDSTNMRYYTIVDTNITTKSLMRMLIFHLLG, encoded by the coding sequence ATGAAGAGAACTTTGATTTTGATATTTACAATATTATGTTCTTTCTCAAATGGTAAAGATTGGATCAAATTGGAGGGAACGGGTCAAGAATGTTTAATTAATGTAATACATTCGGATGACTTTCAAACATCATTGGAAATTGCGGTGCCTGGTTTCTACAAAATTGATACTGTGATTAATAATACTGAATACAATATTGTCGACATTCCTAATACCGGCGTTTATCTCAGGGAAGGTCTACCGATGGTACCAGCGATTTACAAAATTATTGCAATCCCATCATCTAAAGATGTAAAAGTAACACTTGTAGTAATCAAAGATACTTTATTATCTGATTATTGCCTCATGCCAGCTCAAAGGCCTCTACCTGAATTTGTACCAGACAGCTTTATCATAAATGATAGTCTCTACAATCGGGATATTTATTACCCAGAGACATTAGCATCATATTATGGTCCAGCACTGTGGCGTGATTATCGAGTTATCCAATTACAGGTTTACCCAATACAATTTAACCCTCTAATAAGAAAGATACGTATTATCACAAAATTTAAAGTGATAATTGAATACGTTGGTTTAAATACCGGCAACAACCCTATCTTACCTCCAAGGCCAACCAAAACATTCACAAAACTCTACAAGAAGTACATCCTAAACTATGATGAGTATATTGGTGAACGGACCGAATGGGAAGGAAGTTATCTGATAATTGTGCATGATATTTTTTATGAGGCATGTTTACCTTTATTTAGTTGGAAATCACGGCTCGGGCATAAGGTAGTTATTAAACCTCTCTCTGAAATTGGTTTTACCACACAAGCTATTTATAATTATATTAAGCATGCTTACGAGAACTGGAGTATTCCTTTGGAATATGTTCTTTTTATCGGTGATGATAATTATCTGCCAGCCTACAGATACAATGATCCTAATTACCCCTATAATCCAATACCAACCGACCATAATTATTCCCTTATTGCTGGTGATGATTATCTTTCTGACATTTTTATCGGTAGGTTACCCGCTGGCAGTAGTTCTGAAGCCACGAATATGAGAAGTAAAATTATGCTTTATGAGGGTGGGAATTTAACCGGGGATTGGTATAAGCGTGAGACAGGAATTTGTATCACGCAAAGTGGTAGAATTTTTGATTATACGATTGGTGTTGTTAGACAAATGTTATTAAGCCACGGTTTTTTACAGGCGGATAGTTTAAATCACCCATCACCCATTGCAATCGCCGATTCGATAAACCGGAATCGTAATTTTGTTGTTTATCGTGGCCATGGTGATACAACAGAATGGTCATCTGTGGAATTTACAACAGCTCATGTACTTAATAACTTAACAAATACTAATTCTTATCCTGTTGTAATTGCTCCCACTTGTCTTGCAAATAATTTTACCTACACCGGTCATTTTTGTATGGGTGAGGCATTTATGTGTCAACCAAAGGGTGGGGTTGGGTACTTTGGCGCTACAAATATTAGCTACTCCTTTTACAACGATACCCTAACAATTGCAATTTTTCACGCAATGCTTGAGGATTGTATTACAAATTTGCAACCCGCTTGTAACGATGGGAAAATGCATGTTATAAATTATTATGGTGCAAACGACCCCCAAGCAAGAGAAACCGCTTATCTAATGAATCTCTTAGGTGACCCTTCTTTAGAAATGTGGACTGATATTCCAAAGATATTATCCCTTGATTGGCCGGGAAATGCTGAATGGGGTGAAACCTATCGAGTTTATGTGCATGACCCACAATATAATCCAATAAAAGATGCACTTGTGTGTATTTGGAATAAACAAGGTTGGCCTAATGGTATTCATCTTACTGGGTATAGCGGAGCCGATGGATATGCATATTTAGGGCCGATTCCCAGCGGATTCTATGAAGGACCGGCAAATTTAACTGCTTCTAAGCATAATTATCGTCCCAAATTACTGGATATAAACATTGTCGCACTAAAAGGACCTTATTATCTCGTTGCATCTTCGCCTGATATGATTTCGATTAAGTTAAACTGGCAGGATTTTTCTGGTAGAGAAGCAGGGTTTATTATTGCACGAAAAGTTGACGATGGTCAGTGGAATTATAATTGGAAAGATATCCCCCAGCCGAATTTAACGCAATACATTGATACCGATGTTCAATTTTGTCACAAATATACATATATGGTCCGTTGTTATGATGCAGGGTATCAGCATTTATCTCCTTGGTCTAATGAGACACACGCCGTCTGTGGTGCACTTGCCCAGTCAAATTATTCAAAAATGTCGGCGTATAATAATGGGGCGAAGGTTGCGAAGTATGGGAATAATTTGTATGTGGCGTATACAGGGGGAGATTGGGGTTGCGGGACCAGGCATGTTTATTGTCTCCGCTCAACAGATGGTGGGAATAGTTTTGTGCGGGATGAATTGCATAAAATGTATGAGGAGGACAATAGAAAGAGCCAGCCTGCTATTGCAATAAGCAATAATGGTATTCCCTATGTAGTTTGGGGCTCAGTATATTGGAGCAGTAGTGGGAAAGGAACTGCAGGATGGTTTCGCAGTTATTATTGCGCATATTACACGAACAACAACTGGCAAATTGGAGAGATTTACAGTCAAAAATTCAGTGAAGATCCAAACTGGACACCGCCTGAAGATTACATTGGGCATCCATCACTATCTTTGACATCCGATAGTGGGTATGTAGCCTTTAAGTTTCCTATGGGCGGGAATTTACATATTGTGGGGTTCCTACTAAGCGATCCATATTCATCTGCAGATTCAACTGTGCCCAATACATCATCAATAAATCCTTTCCCTTCTATCGGTTATGATAAGGGTAATCCGAGTAATCCAGGGGATGATAGGATTGTGGTTTTAGTGCATGAGTCTCAATCGTATACATTAAAATTGTATTATCGAACAATCGGGTCTACTGACTGGCACCCTGTTCCACTTCCCGATGTTTATGGTAGTTTCGGTTCACCTTCGCTCTGGGCAGGGCAGAATGAGCTGAGGATTACTTTTGAGGGTGGGAATTATAATACACAACAAGAAGGGCTTTTCTTTTTGTGGATTCCCTGGCAGAATAATACCAATACCTATGATGTGAATCAGCCCATTGAATTGGTAAGTAGTAATTTTGATTATTACGATGGCATTGAGGGTTATAGTTATCTTGCAGGAAAGGATGTGGTTTTGTGGAAGGCAGGGGATGATATACATTATGCGCGGAGGCTTGGAACTGGAGAATGGCAGGATTTAGGAAATCTTTCGCAATCCGCAGATGTATCTTCTTATCCTCAAGGGGTCGTCTTTGGCAGCAGCGCCTTAGGACAGAAGTTGTTTGCTCTCTGGACTGAAAAAGTTGGAAATAATCATTATCTTGTGCGGAAGGTAGTTAATCTGCCACCGGCTTATCAGTATCCAGTGCTTGCTGTTGCCCAGTCTGATATCCCTGAGGCAACGGGATTTAACAATTCAAGGCGGTTGATTCGGGATGCGAGTGGAGTTTTGCATCTGGCATTTACAAGCGGGAATAATATCTATCATACTTTCTTGCAGGATACATCATGGGCAGAGCCAGTTCCAATCGGTGAAGGTAAATACCCTGCACTCGCAATGGATAACAACGGCAAAATCCATTGTGTCTGGTCTTACAATCAGGGGATGCCGTATTTTCTTGAGGAATTAAGATATAGTTGTTTTGATGGTTCTCAATGGTCTTCACCCATTCCTCTGATGCATACCTATAATTCGTTCTTCTGGGGTATTGGTGCACCATCATTAGCAATAAAGGATTCTTTTGCCTATATCACCTTCAAGTCCTACTTTGGTCCAACCTATCATCCAGAACCAGGCGGACCTGCACCACAGGTGATTGTCCTTGAATCAAGGAATTTAATCTACAGCAAATTCAATATAAATAATCCATTAGCATTTACCCCTCAATCCATTGATGCGATAAGTATCACACCGACT